From the genome of Candidatus Aramenus sp. CH1:
GTTTATACCCGTGGAAAGCACCTCTAAGGCTGCCCTTATGGCGTTAAGGGACGTGGAGTCTGCCGCCATATGCTCTAGGTTTGCTGCCAAGTTGTACGGCTTGGACGTTCTTTACGATAAGGTTCAGGACGGCGTTAACATAACTAAATTCGTTGTATTATCAAAGAAGTTCTACGCCTACGGAGAGAGGGGAATATTCATGTTTACGATCCCCGACGAGCCTGGAAGCCTCTACAGGGTACTAGAAAAATTCTACAAGTGGAACGTTAACCTAACTATGATATACTCTAGGCCTATCAGGAGCACGCCTTGGCACTACTATTTCTACTTAGAGTTCGAGAATAAGGTGGATTTGCTATCCCTTGAAAAAGAGATCAGAAAGGTAGTACTAGAACTTAAAAATAAGGGAACATACAAAAAGCTTACATGACTATGCCGGGCTTCAAGTTCTCGAGGCTGTAGAGCAACATGTAGCTCTTGGCGTTAGTCATCTGGATAGCGTTTTTAGCTGCGTCCCTTATTACATGCTTGTCCTTTCCGTGAAGCATACAATAACATAAGTAGTCCCACGGTTTGTTGCTCTCTCTGAGTACTACGTGAGTCGCCTCGTACAGCTTCTCGGCTATCTGGATGCACGAGTCTTCTACGTTGTCCGTGTTTATGAGAAGCATGGCGTTCTCCGTTATTCCCACTTTTTCGCCGTTCAATGTAGCCCCGTAGTCCTTTATCACGTGGAGTCCCCTCAGCTCCCTTATTAGGTCTACCAGTTCCTCTTCTTTATACCCAAACTTTTGAGATATCTCGTAGAAAGGCCTGCTTGTTATAGGAAGAGGCATAGACATGGCCTTTAGCAGTTCCCTATCCAGCCCTAAGTCTTCAGCAGTTGGTACCTTGTCTGGTATTCCCTCTGGCTTACTCCAGGAGATCCCCCTGATAATATCGTACTTGACGCTGAGCTTTAGGTTTCTCTTAGAGTAGAGAATAACATAGTCCCTCACCCCAGCCTCTTGCATTAAGTTTTCTATCTTCCTATCAAGGGTGTCCTTGGACTCGGCCTTTATAACGTACCATACGTTGTACCTAGGATGGTTCCTTATAAAATTGTGAGTGAGCTCCCTAATGCCTAAGGCCATTTTCCTGTACTTCTCTAGGTTTTCTAGGGGGATGTCAGCAGCGACCAAAGCACCTTCCATTCCCTTCGACCTAAAGTTTACGTACATACCCACGCGTTTAATAACTTCCTTATCGATATACTTCTTCACCTTAGCTATAACTTCGTCCTCCGTCATGCCCAGCTTTAACGCTATTTTCTCAAAGGGCCTTGGATCCTCAGGAAAATTGTACTCCAGCTCCATAAGTAAAAGCTTGTCGCGTTCTGGTATGTCCATATGAAGTAAAGTTATTTGTGTAAATAAAAACGTTTATCCAATACCAAGCTTAGCCAGTATTCCGCGAGCTGCGAGTACTCCGGTGGCCGCTGCAACGTTTATTCCTCTCGAGAGCCCCACGCCGTCTCCAGCGACGTACAAGTTGTCAACAACAGTCTCCATGTTTCTGTCCACGACGGCTTTCATGCTATAGTATTTTATTTCGGGCGCATACAGGAGGGTGTTCGACGAGTAAAGTCCCGAGGCAAGGTTGTCGAGCCTCTCTAGTCCTTCAATGAGGTCTGAGACTATCCTGTATGGCAGTCCCATGCTTATATCTCCAGGAGTTACGTCCTTTAGCGTCGGTTTTACTGTAGACCTACTTATCCTTTCCCAAGTGCTCCTCCTTCCCTTTTCAAAGTCTATGAGTCTCTGTAGGATTGGCTTTTCTCCCCCTAGCCTTGTCATAAGTCTCGCAATGCTCTTGCCATACTCGATAGTGTCCTCTAGAGGATCCGAAAGCTTTATGGTAGCTAGGAAAGCGAAATTGGTGTTGTTGCTCTTCTTGTCTACGTAGGTCTCACCGTTAACCCCAATCGTTCCATCATCGTAGACTTCCTTCATTATAAACCCTCTCGGGTTTACGCAGAAGGTTCTCACCTTGTCGTCGTATTTCCTTGTGTACAGTACTATTTTCGGATCCCATACAGCTGACGTAAGCTCCTCCATGACGAAAGACTCAACCTCTACCCTTACTCCTATGTCCAGAGGGCCAGGCACCATGTCTATCCCAAGTTTCTTGCTTTGGTCGTAGAACCACTTTGCCCCAGACCTGCCTGGAGCTACTAAGAGAAGTTTGCTTTCCATTTCTCCCTTGCTGGTCTTTAGGCTAAACGTCTCTCCCCTTTTCTCTATTGAGTAAACATCGGTCAGCTCAGAGATCTTTATTCCCTTTTTCTCTATGAAGTTTGTTATGTTTTCTATGACTTCTGGGCTCTTGTCCGTTCCTATGTGTCTCTGGACTATGGGTATGAATTCAGCTCCTGCCTTGGCGGCCCTCTTCTGTATCTCCTTCACTTTCTCGGGGTTAGGCTTAAATAGCCTGTCCTTTGGAGCTCCAAATTTCACAAAAACCTCGTCAACGTAATTTATGAGCTCTTGGGCAGCGTCCCAGCTCCTCAGGATTTCGTGAAGCTCTCCACCTATGTCTGGCCTTAAGTTTATTATACCACTACTAAACGTTCCCGCCCCGCCTATACCGTAATTAATGTGACATGGGTTACAGAAGGTACACTTTTCCTTAGGTGAGAGAAGGGGGCAACTCCTCTTTAGCGCCCTAACACCCTTATCTACTAGGACTATGTTGTAGTTGCTCCCTTCATTAAGGTTCTTAGCTATTTCGTAAGCCGCAAAGAGCCCCGCAGGACCGCCACCTATAATTACTAGGTCGTACATCAAGCCTCACCCATCTTTTCCTTTCTCAGATCCACCATGTCCATACTGTCTTCTCCCGTACCAATCAGCGTTATAGGAGTCTTTAGTTCTGCTTCTATCTCCTCGATCCACTTTCTTGCTTGCTGGGGCAACTTCTCGTATTCCCTTACCTTGTAGGCTCCCTTAAATAGGGAGTCTATCTTCGTTATGGCAACTTGAGTGGCAGAGTTTATCCTTATAGCCTCCTTCGCTAGCTTGACGTTAAATGGGGCAGCCCTCCTTTTCCTTCCGGTCACCGTGGCCACTTCCAGGAGGCCCAACCTGGCAGCTTCCTCTTCACTAAGCTCTCCCTCCAGATATCCATTACCTACCCTTGTCACATAAGCCTTGAAGACAATGAGGATCTCGTTTACGTACTTTGGACCAACGCCTAACTCACTTAAAACCCCAGATGAAGTACAGTTCCTACTGGTGACGTAAGGGTACTCCCCGTGATATAAGCTTAGGAAAGTACCTTGAGTACCCTCAACCCAGACTAAATTCCCTTTCTCCAACTCGCTTATTACCAAATCTGGTACGCTACCTAGGTATTTCTCCAGTTCTTTGTAGTCCTTGGCGAGCTTAAGTAACCTGAGAATCCTCCTAGCTTCTGCGTACCCTACTCCCTGCCCAGTGCTTCCCACGGTTTTCATCAAGTTTTCATCATTTCTCTCATCATCTATCTCTTTTTTTGTAATTATCCCTACGTGCGGATCAATAGTTAGCCTGTCTTCAGAGTTAGTGATCTGGATCTCGTGGAATAACTGCTCCATTGAGGTAAGCGCCCCAGGCGCAAGAGCCAATTTTGTCCTGTTGTTAACAAAGGCAGAGGGTAGTATCCTAATTTTCCAGCTCTTACCTCCGAATACTACTGTATGGCCAGCGTTAATTGATCCGGTTCTTACAGCGTAACTGGGCGAGTCAGCAAGACCTAAATAAGAAGCTACTTTGCCTTTGCCCTCATCTCCGTAAAAACCACCTACAAGTATATTTAGCATTAGGCACCGTTTTGATTTGTGTAGACTCATCATATAAAAAAATATCTAACAAGAATTTGCAATGATAAATACTCTCGGTTTCAATGTATCGTTAACCTTAGAGGGAGACAGTTTTATAATTGCAATTAGGTAGTAATTTTATCTATTTCGTTGCTGTTTATAGCGGTCTTTATCTCAATCGCTATTCTCCTTCCAAGGCTTATTGGCTTCCCGAAATAGAGCTTAGAGTACTGGCTACCTATTCCCATGTAAGCGTTTGTTCCGCCTCCTATTCTAGGAGCCACGTCGAATACAACAAGCTCTAGGTCTGGAGTAACGGTTAGCTGAAGAGTAAACGGACCAATTATCCCCGGAGGCTGAAGTTTCTTAGTAGCCCCCACGAAGGAGTAGCCTATCTCGAAGACCTTTTCGAGCAAGCTCTCCCTTATGGTAGCTGGTTCATGTCCTACTTCTATGAGCCTCGGAGTTCTATTTACCTCCAGTTGGATATCTACAGGTAATCTATAGAAAGAGTCCCAGTCGCTCTGTATCCTCCTGTCCACGCTGATGAGTTCGGTTCTGTCAAACAGGACGCTGTGGAAGTAGTTGACGTTAAAGTAGGCGCCCAGTACAAACTCCTCTATTACCATATCCTTCAAACTTTCCTCGTCAATTACGTTGCTCTTAAGGAGTTGGTGGAGTTTATTGTCGAAGTCTTTTTTGTCCTTGGCGAAGAAGAACCCCCTTTCCACCCTCCTCTTGGCTTCGGGCAACTTGACTATGACGGGGCTGTCTATGTTATCTGGAGTGTAGATCCTAGGCCTCCTTATCTTAGCCTCGTCAAGTAACTTGTAGTAGTTCTTCTCTCCAAGTCTCTCCTCCCACCTTAACATGAACTTGTTGCCGAAGAACTTGGTCTTCATCTTCTCTAAGTTATCGTAACCTAAATACACAGCCATGCTACGGTTGGGCACAACAATGGCCTCGTCCTCTATTAGCTTCTTCTGGACTTCCTCGGAGTATATCTCCTTGAAGTCGTTGAGCAGTAAGCACTTGTCCACTATTGCCTTGAACTCTAGGTAAGGCCTTTCCCTTCCCTTTTTGCATAGGGCAATTGTTTCAAAACCTTCGTCTTTCGCTCCGTCAAAAACGTCTAGGGCAGAGTGGCTAGCCAGTGCGGCAATCCTCATGTAGTTACCTCACTCAGTCTGTTTCTTTCCATTGCCATATTTATTTCTCTTGCTATTCTCCTTCCTACACACATAGGTTCGTCCCAGTAAAGCCAGGAGTAGGGGCTGCCGTTTATGTATAAGTTGGTTCCAGCCACTATCCTACCGGAAAACTCGAAGACCACTATTTCAAGGTCGTCGGTTACCACGGACTCTAGCGAGAACGGTCCTATCATACCCGGTGGCACTAGCTCTTTCGTGGTGTTCACGAACTTGTCCGCGTAGTCGTAGGCCTTGGGCAATAGGCTCTCCCTGGCCACCACTGGTATGTTCCCTGCAACCACAAACGTAGGGGATATGTCCATACTCCACGGTAACCTACGAAGCCCGTCCACGTTCGTTTCGTACCTTATGTCTATCCCAGTAAGCTCGACTCTACGTAGGATTGGACTGTAAAAGAACTGGAAGTACATGGGAATTCCTATGACGTATTCCTGGATTATTACCTCATCAATACTCTTAATTGCCTTTTTCTCTAGCAACTTGCTAATTCCTTCCTTGAGCTCGCTCTTGTTCCTCGCCAAGAAGTAACCTTTGCCTCCCTTAGCTCCGGGCAGTTTAACTATGACAAGCCTGTCAACGTCCTCTACGCTCTCAAAGGACTGGGGGATCTTTATGCCGGACTTCTCTAAAAGGCTCATCTTTTTCTTTTGATTGGACTCCCACTCGAAAAGGTTCCTATTGCCGAAAATTGGTATACTAATCTTCTTCGCCCTTTCCATGCCCAAGTACTCTATGAGACTTCCGTGGGGAACCAGTACAGCGTCCTCAAGTGAGTTTACGTGGTTAAGCGCTTCGTCGTAGTTTCCGTAGGGCAAAAACTTGTCTATGAAGCTGAACCTTCTGTAAAAGCTCTCCCTGTTCCTTTCTACTATTAATGCTGTGGTAAAGTTCTCTCTTTTGGCTCCTTTCAAGATCTGGAGCGAAGAATGGCTGCCAATGGTCGCAATTATCATCGCTATCCTAAGGAAAAGGAAGTGCAAATATTATTAAACCTTTAATTAAGCTTAACCATAATGGACGACATTTGTCCCTTAGACTGGAGATATGGAAGCGAAGAGATGAGGAAAATATTCTCAAGGGAACACGTCATTGAGACCAGGATGAGAGTGGAGATAGCGTTACTCAAGGCGTTAGCTAGACTGGGACTTGCTAGTGAAGAGGACGTAAAGGAAGTAGAGGAAGCGTCAAAGAAAGTTACTATTGAGGAGATAGACGAGCTAGAGAAGAAATTGGGCCACGACGTCATGGCAATGGTGGTGGCTTTAGCTGAGAGGGCGGGGGAGCACGGGAGGTTTGTGCACTTTGGCGCTACCAGTTACGATATTGTGGATACCGCGTACGCCCTAATGTTCAAGGAAGCGTTAGCAGTACTAAAAGGGAAGTTAATAGCAGTTTTGGACAAGCTTGTTGAGCTTTCGAAAAAGTATGGAAATACTGTAATGGTCGGGAGGACTCATGGTCAACATGCCCTTCCAATTACGCTTGGCTTCAAGTTCGCCAACTACGTTTACGAGCTTTCTAGGTCGCTGGAAAGATTGCAAGAAACGGAGAAGAGGGTAGTAAGGGGTAAGATATCTGGCGCGGTAGGCACAATGGCCGCGTGGGACGGTTACGGGTTAAAGGTTGAGGAACTGGTAATGAGGGAGTTAGGGCTGGATTCACATCCTATATCTACTCAAGTAGCCCCTAGAGACGGTTTTGCGGAACTTGTGTCCAACCTCGCCATTCTTGGGTCCCAGCTAGATAGGTTAGCATTGGAAATCAGGGAACTAATGAGACCGGAAATTGGAGAGCTTAAAGAGGGAGTAGGAAACAGGGTGGGTAGCAGTACGATGCCACAGAAGGAGAACCCGGTTACTGCGGAAAAGGTGAGCGGTCTAGCAAAGGTTCTCAGAGGGCTAGTGGTCTCAGAGTTGGAAAACGTTCCTTTGTGGCACGAGAGGGATCTGACCAATAGTTCTTCGGAAAGGATTGTTCTATCGCACGTCCTAATCACAATAGACGAAATGCTGAAAAGCACATTGGAAATCCTAGAGAATCTCGTCGTGGACGAGAAAAACATAGAAAAGAACTTGAAAATAACAAACGGCCTCATCATGGCTGAGAGCCTTATGATAAACTTAACCATGAAAGGAATGGCGAGGCATAAGGCTCATGAGATTGTTTCAAGGCTATCTAAGATTGTTAGGAGCACTGGGAAGACCCTGGAGGAAGTAGCTATGGAGGACGAGATGGTGAGGAAGTACATGTCGCCAGACGAAATAAGAAAGTCGCTGGACTATACCCAATATTTAGGACAAGTAAATGCCTTAATAGAAAGGGCAATTGAGTATTACCGCAGAGTTCTAGAGGGCGTTAATTTAAAAAACGTAGCGGTAAAATAATTAACTGCCGCTGTAGCTCAGCTGGTAGAGCGCCGGCCTCGTAAGGTCTCTCCAAGGGAGCCGGCGGTCGCGGGTTCAAATCCCGCCAGCGGCTCGTTAAAGTGATTACGATGAGGCTAGAGGACATAGGCGAGCACGAGTTTGTAAATAAGGTAATAAGGTCGTTCATAGGAAACAAAGTTTTGGAGGACGTCTTCTTTAAGGACGGGATAGGGTATAAGATAGACGGCTTTCAGCTCTCTTACTTATTTCCATTTATGGATTATTACGACGTCGGATGGAAGGCAGTGACAGGAGTGGTAAGCGACCTAGTCTACTCGCTTTCGCAACCTAAGATCATAATGGCCTCGCTTGGACTTCCAGGCAAAACGGAAGCGAGTGAAGCAGAAAAGCTGATAAGGGGTATATACGAGTCCTCGCTTTACTATAACGCAGAATATGCGGGAGGGGACACAAACGGGAGCTCATCTTCGGGGTGGATAGATGTAGCGGGCGTAGGTGAATCGGTTTGCGAGAGATATAACGATATAAAGGAAGGAGACGAGCTGGTTTTGACGAACCCTGTAGGTCTAACGTCTAACGTGTTCATATCATACCTTAGCGGTTTCAAAATACCTATCCTCCATGAAGCCGAGGTCAGGGTAAAGCACCCAGTAGTTAACGTACACGCCCTTAACGTGTTGCGCGAGCTGTGTCCGCTTATTTCCTATTCCACTGATGTAAGCGACGGAGTTCTAATCAACATGTACAACGTGGTCAAGCGGTTTAACGTTGGTATAGAGGTCACAAAGCTACCCCTTGACAACAAGGTGGTGTCGCTCCTGAGCAATTACGGCTACACTTATCTTGACATATTGAGGTACTCCGGTGAGGAGTATGAAGGCTTAATAGCAGTGAGGAAAGGCTACTCTGAAAAGGTGATATCTAAGCTAAAGTCAATAGGAATGAGGCCATTCGTAGTTGGCAAGGTGATCAGTGGAAGTAATGAAGTCACCTATAAGGGCAAAAGATTAGATGAAGCAGGTTGGGACAACTTTAAAGGATGGTTTTAACCTAATAATCTGATTATCTGGAGAATATACTTAAATACGTCTTTGAAAGTATCTTATCCCTAAGATACGTATGGCTCAAGTGGAAGAACAAAACAACAAGGGCTTTAGATTGTTACCTGCACCTTCTAAGTACGAGAACGGAGTCGTAAAGTTTGGAGATAGAGAAATAAAGATAGGAGGACCTTTGCCCAAGTTGGCTCAAAACGAGAAGTTAATTAGGGTTACGCAATCCCTCTGTCCAGCGTGCTACAGACTTCTTCCAGCAACGATCTTCGAGAAGGACGAAAGGATGTACATAAGGAAGATCTGCCCAGAGCATGGAGAATTTGAGGACCTATACTACGGAGACGTGGGAATGTATTATAAGTTCGACTATTGGGAATATGAAGGCAAGGGGCCCAAGGTACCTTACGTAGATCTAAAGTCCCCTTGCCCGTTCAACTGCGGTCTCTGTCCAATGCATCACCAGCACTCTGCCTTAGTCAACTTGGTGATCACGAATAGGTGTGATTTGTCCTGCTGGTATTGTTTCTTCTTCGCTGAAAAGGCTGGCTACGTGTTCGAGCCCACTCTGGAGCAAATAAGGTTCATGGTACAACAGCTTAAGAGGCAGGACATTACTCTCGTTATACAAGTTACAGGCGGAGAGCCCACCCTGAGAGAAGACCTGGTAGAGATAGTGAGGCTTTTGAGAGAGGAGGGCGTGAAGCACATACAGCTTAACACATGGGGAGGGACCTTCGCTAAGCTTTATATGGAGGATCCAGACAAGGCAATAAAGTACGCCGTGGCCTTAAGGGAGGCTGGGGTGAACACTGTTTACATGAGCTTCGACGGAACGACAAGAAAGACGAACCCGAAGAACCATTGGGAGATACCGTACACATTGGAGGTATTTAGAAGGGCTGGGATGACTAGCGTAGTGCTTGTGCCCACAGTTATAAAGACTGTTAACGACCACGACCTCGGCAGCATAGTAAAGTTTGCCGCAAGGAACATCGACGTGGTAAGGTCAGTTAACTTCCAGCCAGTCAGCTTAACCGGTATGATGAAGAGGAACATGAGGGTCAAGTTCAGGATAACCATCCCCGAAGTCCTGAAGAACATAGAGGAGCAGACAGATGGAGAGATAACTAGGGATAGTTGGTACCCAATAGGCACTTCCGTGGTATTCTCCAGGCTAGTTGAGGCGCTTACTGGCAAGGAGCAGTTCGAGATGGCCAACCACCCAAGTTGCGGTGCCGGTACATATGTATACGTAGAGTGGAGAAACAGAGAACCTCACTTTATACCTATCTCTAAGTTCATTGACCTAGAGGGGTTACTAGAGTACTTCAAGGAAAAGACAGAGGAGTTGAAAGAAGGTGCCAGCAAATACTGGGTAGGAGTGAAGATGTTAGCAAACATAAGGAAGTTCATTGATAAAGAGAAGGGGCCAAAGGACTTTGACGTATACAAGATGCTCTACAACATAGTCGTAAACCACAACTACGACGCACTTGGCGAGTGGCACTATAGGACTCTCTTCCTAGGTACGATGCACTTCATGGACCTCTACAACTACGACATACAAAGGGTCATGAGATGCGATATACACTACGTGGTTCCAGACGGCAGAGTGATACCTTTCTGTACGTACAACGTACTAAACGACTTATACAGAGACAAGGTGCTGAAGGAGTACCAGATACCTCTAGACGAGTGGATAAGAAAGCACGGTGAGAATAGCATAGGAGACGCTATGAAGTATAAGAGGGCTGCCTCGACCTTAGAAAAAGGAGAGATATACAAAGAGACGTATAAACACTTTAGCTCGATGTGAGCTTATTTTATTTATTCATTCTTATCTCTTATATTAATTATTAATATTTTTTATACTCTAATGGGTACTAATTCCCTAAACCACACCCTAGCGTTACATTTGCTTCTGAAAGAGCACTCCGCGCAACAAGTATAACACACGTTAATCTTTTTGACTGTACAGAACTTAGTAATCCTGCTCCTTCCGCACGAGTCACAGACCTCCTCGTAAACCATCTGTTCTCCAGCAATCTATGTTGTCGCATATCATTTTAATGTTTTCACCAAGAAAGCTGAGCCTATCATTCCCCACAAACGCGAAATCTCTAAAAAGAGCTATAACAGATCCGCGCGTTGGGGATTTCGTCCAAATTACTTCAAGGTCACCTATTCTCTCTACGTCCCTTCTGAGTTCCATGTAGATCTCGCAACCCTCTATGCGATCTTTTCCGCAGGTTCCGTGTTTGATTCCAACGGAATCGGGGTAGTGAATTACTATGCCGGCCCCGAAGAACTTGTGAATTCCGCACGCTCCTCCGGCTGAATCCCTTTGACAGTTGGTTAAGATTACGTACTTTAGCTTTTGTTTATCGTGAATTACTTCAAGTATGCTCCTTATTACGTCGGTTAGAAGTTCCCCGGAGGTAGAGTTTACCAGTACGTAGTAGCTTTCCTGTTTCACCAAGTAACACACGTTTCTGCCTGGCAGACCTATCTTAAAAACGTCGTTAGATACTCTCGCTACGCTCATAGAGTAAGCAACGATATTACGTCCATCGTTCTTAAAAGATTATCCAGCGCTTCTCTTTTGGATACTATGGCGAAGGCTAAAGCGACTTCACTACCGGCCTTTTTGAGCAAAGTATTGGACGCCGTAATTGTCCTCCCGGACTTAATAACGTCGTCCACTATGATGACTTTATCCGATTTGCTGATTAGGTCCTTTCTCAAGTATAAGCTACTTACAACCCCTTCGCTC
Proteins encoded in this window:
- a CDS encoding adenylosuccinate synthetase translates to MLNILVGGFYGDEGKGKVASYLGLADSPSYAVRTGSINAGHTVVFGGKSWKIRILPSAFVNNRTKLALAPGALTSMEQLFHEIQITNSEDRLTIDPHVGIITKKEIDDERNDENLMKTVGSTGQGVGYAEARRILRLLKLAKDYKELEKYLGSVPDLVISELEKGNLVWVEGTQGTFLSLYHGEYPYVTSRNCTSSGVLSELGVGPKYVNEILIVFKAYVTRVGNGYLEGELSEEEAARLGLLEVATVTGRKRRAAPFNVKLAKEAIRINSATQVAITKIDSLFKGAYKVREYEKLPQQARKWIEEIEAELKTPITLIGTGEDSMDMVDLRKEKMGEA
- the purB gene encoding adenylosuccinate lyase, which codes for MDDICPLDWRYGSEEMRKIFSREHVIETRMRVEIALLKALARLGLASEEDVKEVEEASKKVTIEEIDELEKKLGHDVMAMVVALAERAGEHGRFVHFGATSYDIVDTAYALMFKEALAVLKGKLIAVLDKLVELSKKYGNTVMVGRTHGQHALPITLGFKFANYVYELSRSLERLQETEKRVVRGKISGAVGTMAAWDGYGLKVEELVMRELGLDSHPISTQVAPRDGFAELVSNLAILGSQLDRLALEIRELMRPEIGELKEGVGNRVGSSTMPQKENPVTAEKVSGLAKVLRGLVVSELENVPLWHERDLTNSSSERIVLSHVLITIDEMLKSTLEILENLVVDEKNIEKNLKITNGLIMAESLMINLTMKGMARHKAHEIVSRLSKIVRSTGKTLEEVAMEDEMVRKYMSPDEIRKSLDYTQYLGQVNALIERAIEYYRRVLEGVNLKNVAVK
- a CDS encoding formate--phosphoribosylaminoimidazolecarboxamide ligase family protein, with amino-acid sequence MRIAALASHSALDVFDGAKDEGFETIALCKKGRERPYLEFKAIVDKCLLLNDFKEIYSEEVQKKLIEDEAIVVPNRSMAVYLGYDNLEKMKTKFFGNKFMLRWEERLGEKNYYKLLDEAKIRRPRIYTPDNIDSPVIVKLPEAKRRVERGFFFAKDKKDFDNKLHQLLKSNVIDEESLKDMVIEEFVLGAYFNVNYFHSVLFDRTELISVDRRIQSDWDSFYRLPVDIQLEVNRTPRLIEVGHEPATIRESLLEKVFEIGYSFVGATKKLQPPGIIGPFTLQLTVTPDLELVVFDVAPRIGGGTNAYMGIGSQYSKLYFGKPISLGRRIAIEIKTAINSNEIDKITT
- a CDS encoding AIR synthase related protein, with product MRLEDIGEHEFVNKVIRSFIGNKVLEDVFFKDGIGYKIDGFQLSYLFPFMDYYDVGWKAVTGVVSDLVYSLSQPKIIMASLGLPGKTEASEAEKLIRGIYESSLYYNAEYAGGDTNGSSSSGWIDVAGVGESVCERYNDIKEGDELVLTNPVGLTSNVFISYLSGFKIPILHEAEVRVKHPVVNVHALNVLRELCPLISYSTDVSDGVLINMYNVVKRFNVGIEVTKLPLDNKVVSLLSNYGYTYLDILRYSGEEYEGLIAVRKGYSEKVISKLKSIGMRPFVVGKVISGSNEVTYKGKRLDEAGWDNFKGWF
- a CDS encoding chorismate mutase, translated to MRGILILREWSDGIYYLGPEGSFSHQAASLLGGNLVPQSTISEIFKKVDEGESSLGVVPIENSLEGPVNETLDNLFQYDRLYVLYSVEIPVDLVLASRSEISKVRRVYSHIQAIREAKNTLEKLGIKEFIPVESTSKAALMALRDVESAAICSRFAAKLYGLDVLYDKVQDGVNITKFVVLSKKFYAYGERGIFMFTIPDEPGSLYRVLEKFYKWNVNLTMIYSRPIRSTPWHYYFYLEFENKVDLLSLEKEIRKVVLELKNKGTYKKLT
- a CDS encoding formate--phosphoribosylaminoimidazolecarboxamide ligase, with the protein product MIIATIGSHSSLQILKGAKRENFTTALIVERNRESFYRRFSFIDKFLPYGNYDEALNHVNSLEDAVLVPHGSLIEYLGMERAKKISIPIFGNRNLFEWESNQKKKMSLLEKSGIKIPQSFESVEDVDRLVIVKLPGAKGGKGYFLARNKSELKEGISKLLEKKAIKSIDEVIIQEYVIGIPMYFQFFYSPILRRVELTGIDIRYETNVDGLRRLPWSMDISPTFVVAGNIPVVARESLLPKAYDYADKFVNTTKELVPPGMIGPFSLESVVTDDLEIVVFEFSGRIVAGTNLYINGSPYSWLYWDEPMCVGRRIAREINMAMERNRLSEVTT
- a CDS encoding NAD(P)/FAD-dependent oxidoreductase, whose translation is MYDLVIIGGGPAGLFAAYEIAKNLNEGSNYNIVLVDKGVRALKRSCPLLSPKEKCTFCNPCHINYGIGGAGTFSSGIINLRPDIGGELHEILRSWDAAQELINYVDEVFVKFGAPKDRLFKPNPEKVKEIQKRAAKAGAEFIPIVQRHIGTDKSPEVIENITNFIEKKGIKISELTDVYSIEKRGETFSLKTSKGEMESKLLLVAPGRSGAKWFYDQSKKLGIDMVPGPLDIGVRVEVESFVMEELTSAVWDPKIVLYTRKYDDKVRTFCVNPRGFIMKEVYDDGTIGVNGETYVDKKSNNTNFAFLATIKLSDPLEDTIEYGKSIARLMTRLGGEKPILQRLIDFEKGRRSTWERISRSTVKPTLKDVTPGDISMGLPYRIVSDLIEGLERLDNLASGLYSSNTLLYAPEIKYYSMKAVVDRNMETVVDNLYVAGDGVGLSRGINVAAATGVLAARGILAKLGIG
- a CDS encoding radical SAM protein → MAQVEEQNNKGFRLLPAPSKYENGVVKFGDREIKIGGPLPKLAQNEKLIRVTQSLCPACYRLLPATIFEKDERMYIRKICPEHGEFEDLYYGDVGMYYKFDYWEYEGKGPKVPYVDLKSPCPFNCGLCPMHHQHSALVNLVITNRCDLSCWYCFFFAEKAGYVFEPTLEQIRFMVQQLKRQDITLVIQVTGGEPTLREDLVEIVRLLREEGVKHIQLNTWGGTFAKLYMEDPDKAIKYAVALREAGVNTVYMSFDGTTRKTNPKNHWEIPYTLEVFRRAGMTSVVLVPTVIKTVNDHDLGSIVKFAARNIDVVRSVNFQPVSLTGMMKRNMRVKFRITIPEVLKNIEEQTDGEITRDSWYPIGTSVVFSRLVEALTGKEQFEMANHPSCGAGTYVYVEWRNREPHFIPISKFIDLEGLLEYFKEKTEELKEGASKYWVGVKMLANIRKFIDKEKGPKDFDVYKMLYNIVVNHNYDALGEWHYRTLFLGTMHFMDLYNYDIQRVMRCDIHYVVPDGRVIPFCTYNVLNDLYRDKVLKEYQIPLDEWIRKHGENSIGDAMKYKRAASTLEKGEIYKETYKHFSSM
- a CDS encoding Lrp/AsnC family transcriptional regulator, whose product is MDIPERDKLLLMELEYNFPEDPRPFEKIALKLGMTEDEVIAKVKKYIDKEVIKRVGMYVNFRSKGMEGALVAADIPLENLEKYRKMALGIRELTHNFIRNHPRYNVWYVIKAESKDTLDRKIENLMQEAGVRDYVILYSKRNLKLSVKYDIIRGISWSKPEGIPDKVPTAEDLGLDRELLKAMSMPLPITSRPFYEISQKFGYKEEELVDLIRELRGLHVIKDYGATLNGEKVGITENAMLLINTDNVEDSCIQIAEKLYEATHVVLRESNKPWDYLCYCMLHGKDKHVIRDAAKNAIQMTNAKSYMLLYSLENLKPGIVM